One stretch of Streptomyces sp. R21 DNA includes these proteins:
- the narI gene encoding respiratory nitrate reductase subunit gamma → MNTLLWGALPYVACALLVAGLVWRHRYDRFGWTTRSSQVYESKLLNIASPAFHYGILFVLVGHLVGLFIPQSWTDSLGVKEHTYHLFSLYGGTAAGVLTVLGILLLVYRRRTNSPVFRATTVNDKLMYVVLVGAIVMGMVAKLTHASGDGYNYRETIAPWARSLFRLHPQTELMDGVPVLYQVHAVIGMALIALVPYTRLVHMFSAPVQYLFRPYVVYRSRDPKQLGPRPERRGWEKTEV, encoded by the coding sequence GTGAACACACTGCTGTGGGGCGCCCTGCCGTACGTCGCCTGCGCCCTGCTCGTCGCGGGCCTCGTCTGGCGCCATCGCTACGACAGGTTCGGCTGGACCACCCGCTCCTCGCAGGTCTACGAGTCGAAGCTGCTGAACATCGCCTCGCCGGCCTTCCACTACGGCATCCTCTTCGTGCTCGTCGGCCATCTGGTCGGCCTGTTCATCCCCCAGTCGTGGACCGATTCGCTGGGCGTGAAGGAGCACACGTACCACCTGTTCTCGCTCTACGGCGGCACGGCGGCAGGAGTCCTCACCGTGCTCGGCATCCTGCTGCTGGTCTACCGCAGGCGCACCAACTCGCCGGTGTTCCGGGCGACCACGGTCAATGACAAGCTCATGTACGTGGTGCTGGTCGGCGCCATCGTGATGGGCATGGTCGCCAAGCTCACGCACGCCTCCGGCGACGGCTACAACTACCGCGAGACCATTGCCCCTTGGGCCCGCAGCCTGTTCCGGCTCCATCCGCAGACGGAGCTGATGGACGGCGTGCCCGTGCTGTACCAGGTGCACGCGGTGATCGGCATGGCGCTGATCGCGCTGGTGCCGTACACCCGGCTGGTGCACATGTTCAGCGCGCCGGTGCAGTACCTCTTCCGGCCGTACGTCGTGTACCGCAGCCGCGACCCGAAGCAGCTCGGGCCGCGGCCGGAGCGGCGGGGCTGGGAGAAGACGGAGGTGTGA